The Brachypodium distachyon strain Bd21 chromosome 4, Brachypodium_distachyon_v3.0, whole genome shotgun sequence nucleotide sequence GATTTGATtgttactactccctccgtccatgttaagtgacgaaatattacgtgtatctagatgttttttgggtatagatacatcaatatttaggtaaatttgagtcacttaatacttaatatgagacggagggagtactttttgTTACAAGTCCAAACAATATTTTTACTCTAATTCAAAGTCATaacaatctttatggaacggagagagtaactGTTACTGACGTTGGTTGTGAACGTTGGAGACACACTAAGCCTAGACATAAACTTACGCAGGAAACCTAGTAAAACAAACTTACTCATACGCACGAAATAAACGACtaacaaagaaaagaatagtATATGTCGTTCATCATCTCATCAGCACGAGCATCCATTCGCCTTCCATTATCCTCTCGGACGGTAGACCCATCCCCCCTATTTCAACAGCGCCCATGATCGTTTGCCTTCCAACGCCACGAAAGCGCAAACCCAACCAACCGCAAGGCAAAGCGAAGCAAGCGACGACGCCAGGCAAAACCATTCCCCCTCCCCGGTTCCCCCGCCCGCCCCGGCCCCCCTCCTCCGATTAGAGACCCGGTGTtccgacgcggcggcggcgacggcatgaggacggcggcggtgccggcgccggaggcccACCAGTCGCGGCTGCTCTACGAGCTCTGCGCGCTCCTGCTCACCAtcctccggccgccggggGAGCACGGGCCGCGGCCGTGGCCGCGGCAGGTTACGGCCGCGGGGGCGGCGTCCATGCTGCTGGGCGCGTCCGTGGCGCTCATGCTCTGCGGCTCGGTCACCTTCATGCTCGGCTTCTTCCTCATGCCCTGGGTCGTCGGCCTCGCCTGCGTCTTCCTCTTTGTTGGCTTCGTCACCAACCTCTCCGGGATCGGGAGGGCCATCCTCTGCTGGCCCGCCGCGTACTCCTCGTCCCCCAAGGAAGCTTCCACATGTATGTGATCTGCCCCGTTCCCTTGTTTTCTTAGGGAAGCCTACCACATGCTCAAGGGGAAAGAATCGagtccctcaaaaaaaaagggggaacTAATTGAGGCTTAATTGTATTTTGTAATTCAATTGTTTGGGTTAGTCAACATTGCGATCCAGTCTTACTATTGCCGTAATTGTGGTTGAATACGAGAATCGGTGTGTTTGTATGTTCCTTGTGCACTTTAGATTGTTTTGATTGCTGAAATTCTGGATCTAAATTGGAACTGTAGGATTTGACTGCTAATTCAATTCATGGGGCATCATATCCATGCTTCTGAttcaggaattaatttctCATTGAAGCGGTGCAAAAAGATATATCTCTGTGCAAATGAAATGAACTTAAGATTCAAGTAATCACAATCCCACCACAACTAGAAACGGGGAAAGGAAAAAGGTCGGTGGCTGTTGGTGCATACCAGCACGAATTCATTCCCCTAATGTGTTAGTTCCGTAGGTCAGGTCAAGGAAGGCTATTTAGAGCTGCACTTTGATGAGTTAGACAGTGGAAAAGAGTATAATCGTCTCACCGACTATATGAAAAGAAAGGGGAAAAGGATTAGTAAACATATAAAGTCAAAAAGTCCATGTAAAAATGAAATGGGAATTTAATGACCTTAGTGCTTCTGTGCTTGTTATGCAGgagacaagaaaaagaaacttcATATCTTTGGCTAATGTTGACGGAACACGGGTAGGGCCTTTAGGAAATAAAAGTTTACAAGGATTGATGATCTTGCCGAAAAAAAGGTACCTTAGTCTCCtaagagaaaaacagaatAGTAGACAATTGGGACCTGGCCTATTCCTTTCAGTCGCTATCACTCTTACATTACCAATATTTAATAAATCTGGAAATAACAATTACATATTTTAACTAGAGAATGCTTCCTAAGGGAGCGATAGTGGTGAAGGTGAACCTCGGTGCCCCCACCAACCACGATTTTCTCTAGAACAGTTTTGTTCAGACATGAAAATCTGTTATGTAATGTTCTAGCATTAAACAGCTGGTAGATTTAAGTGCACCCTCAAGATACAGAGTTACAATCTAAAATCAGTTCCGAGGATCGTATTGTTGAAGTTCTGATTATGTTTTGTGCTCCTAATAGTGTGACGGTGTATGAGGATATGTCGTTATCATGGAGCCATGGATTGTTGCCTATGTATTGCTTGCTTAACTATCCTACACAGGAGTATAACTTGACCTTTCGGTTGTCTTCTTCTGACAGGGCATATATTTCCCAAGCCTCCATTCATGCAGATGTGAAGCCGAACACGGAGTAGACTCCCCACAGAGATGTATAGAAGCAGCCGAGTTTGGGCAGCACTGTCGTGGTTGCGTGAACTATATTTTCCTTGCCGGGCAACTTTCACCATGTAACTGTCAACTGTGCTACAAGTGTTAAGTGGTTTTATAGGAGGGTACTTCTTGACAGAAAACTTTGTGCATATGGGAAGAGTGTCTGGTTTAGTTATCACATGGGGCTTGTAATTGTTTCAGAAATGGAAAGCCTTTCTTCACAACATAATTGCGGATTCCATATTCGGATATGTTTGTATCTTACTGTTGCTCCATGCCTCCATTTGTGCTGGCTTACTACTGCTCGAGATGAATCACTGCAATCTGCATATTTTGTTCAGTTGAATAGTGCAAAGCTATACTTGAGAGTTTTTGTAGGTATGATATTGACCATAAATAGAATTTCCATTATGAAAAAATGAGCAGAACAGAGTGATTTCTGTGTCCAATCTGGTGGTAATGGCGTCTGCCTTTCGATTACATTGCCATTTGTCTCCTCTGCTTGAACTTGACTTGTCCTTGTCGAAGTATAATTAGCAAGGTTAACGTACATGCACGAAAGTGCCTCCTTTCCTGGACCCAAAAGAGCTACGAGATCGCTACAGATAACTGCATATACTGGGATCATTAAGCAGCCCTGACGTCAGCTAAATAACGGGCGCCCTGAGAACCAACGAACTGAAAGGTTATGTGGTCACGTCTAAAGCAGGGCACTGAACGCAAGAGGAAAGAAACATCAAGAAGCAAAGTTCAGCTATTCCGGCAACGGCAAGCAACCGCCTCGTTGGTTTATTACCGTCAGCACAGAGAAGCTCAGAAACACGACTAAGTTTACTCAAAACACCATCGCTTATTTGCAGTTACATCTAATCTTCACACTTTCTTATGTAAGATAGGGAAGAATTGGTAATCTGCAAAAGATTGCTGAAAATAATTTAAGTTGACAGGTTAGTAAAATGGCTGCTGTGAAGGTCGGAACAAACAAATTTCTCAAGTTCACTGGAATCAGGAAAACTCAGAACAGAACTGCCAAGTGTTTCACACGACCTTCACCAATCGCTGTGAGAATAACCATAGTACAATACAGATCCAGACCCATACTGGTGTCATGTTTCTCCCCAACAAATCTCAAGAGTTGCTGAGAAGAAAGCAACATAAAGTTTGCACCATTCAACACAAAAACCACAAccagtttgtttcttttggaaaACATTTCTATCTTTCACGGGGGAGAACAACCTCTGGGAAAGTTCTTAGCCGTAGTTCAGGCGGAACATGTCGTTCTGCACGTAGAAATTCCCTGGTCCAGCTGGCATTAAGTGGAACATCTGCATCAGCAGATTCCAATATTAGCAAAGAAGAGACATGGGCATGCCAAACATAATCTTTCCAGTGAAATTTGGACGCACCGAAACAATCACATATGAACAAATACATACAAGAAAATTTAAGGTGATCTAAGGATCCAGATAAGACATCTATGAAGGCGCATATTTCAATTCCACGGATCATGGAAATATGATAACGCTGCCAGAGACACAAATCTAACCAGGCATCGCCACACATAGTAGTGCCATAATGAAGATGTGAAGCACAAAAGCATAGAGGTAGTAGCACGTGCAAAATTTATTGCAAAAATAACAGATAAGAGGATAATACAACAAAGGTGGCCCATGAATATTTAGTCAAATCCAGAACATTGGTGGAGAAATATGTGGCCACCAGTTACTGTTTTATCCGCAATGGACTGGTGAAAGCCAACTAGAGGAGTTTGATATAATCCAATTTTTTACTATCTTCTTCCGAGAACCACCTAAGTTTCCAACTAAAAGAATAAAATGATTTTATTGAAGCAAGAAGTTTACCAAATGGGTAGACTTCTTACTTCAATTAGTCCCCATGTCTGGAGCACAAACGAATGATGAAAAGGGTTGCACTGTACTATACAGTAGTAAATAGTATAGCTTCCATACtgagaaaaacacaaacagGACATAGTACAGGGATCAAAGTAAGAATTGAACTAGGAAAATAAAGAGAAATTTGATATAGAACTCAACAAAATACCATCACACGATTAGATAACAGACggatgaaaaaaaaggcaaagaaAAATCCTGATCAGATTGGTTCAGTCGAAAGGTAACCATTTCGTGACCTCAATATATATCGGTAATActtcttacaaaaaaaagagatcagGGCAGGAAAAATGTATAAATGAATATAAGACACATGTTTCCACAGGGTGAAGCACTAGTGATGATGACATGATGGTACAGATTGCATCCTAAAGATAAGATCACATCAAGGATCCTAGAGACCATCTGAAGAATACAAAATCAGACGATTGAACTATCAGAGAGTCACGGTAGACAAATCATGCCAAATAGAAGATCATGGAGGCAATACAGTCTCCAGGGCAACAACCATTAGCCAGCGATCAGACCAAACAAATCTACAACATTACTGGGAAGTTATACTGGAGATGAAAATAAAGAATAGTTAACAGCAGACAAATCAGAACAGCTACAGTTAATTAGCTAACACTCTTCCCGTAGATCCCTGACGGCGCTCTAGCAATACATCACGGCAGCCGCAATACAACGGTCACCTCACAAATCACTACGAGCTAACGCAGTCCAAAGCATTTCAGTACAGATATCTGAGCGCAAAAACTGAGGTAAGGCACCTGGTGGACAGCATAGATACTGATACACCGCTAGTACATTCCGCCCAGATATCTCGCTTTACATGTCATTCCAGTAAGCACAAATCAGATCAGGACAAAGGGATAGGAGCTCTAACCTGCGAGAATTTGATGGCGTGCTCGCCTTCGCCGACGGTGAGCGAcccggagacgaagacgagCATGCCGCCCGTGGGGCCAGCCGGCTGGCAGTCGACAGTGACGACGCTGTGGGCGCACTTCTCGAAGGGGAGGGAGGTGAGCTTGGCAGCGATGGCGGTGGCGCCCATGAACTTCTCGCCCTCGAAGGAGAGCATGGAGCCCTCCTGGTACAACCCCACCAGCGCAGCTCGGCTGGTGTCAAACGTGCGGTAGTAGTGCTCCACGAACGCCTTCGCCACTCCGTCGGGGtccatctccgccgccgccgccgccggtgagcttAGGGTTTGAGGAGGGGTTGGTCTGGCTCGCCCGGTAGCGTTGGGAGGGGTTTGAGTTTTGCGTGGGAAG carries:
- the LOC100843716 gene encoding uncharacterized protein LOC100843716; translated protein: MRTAAVPAPEAHQSRLLYELCALLLTILRPPGEHGPRPWPRQVTAAGAASMLLGASVALMLCGSVTFMLGFFLMPWVVGLACVFLFVGFVTNLSGIGRAILCWPAAYSSSPKEASTWHIFPKPPFMQM
- the LOC100844021 gene encoding nuclear transport factor 2, which produces MDPDGVAKAFVEHYYRTFDTSRAALVGLYQEGSMLSFEGEKFMGATAIAAKLTSLPFEKCAHSVVTVDCQPAGPTGGMLVFVSGSLTVGEGEHAIKFSQMFHLMPAGPGNFYVQNDMFRLNYG